From Hydractinia symbiolongicarpus strain clone_291-10 chromosome 12, HSymV2.1, whole genome shotgun sequence, one genomic window encodes:
- the LOC130622525 gene encoding cAMP-regulated phosphoprotein 21-like isoform X3 has translation MRLKSRVTFPTSVPQLDNQTKIDLAKQNNMATLAQAPTHAFQTIGNNVMEENSAVLNNISHHVTVSKIKSQQVNFTSQISKQNSLPTNVVSPVQNGMASSKPYTTSQNHPPKIKVVNQSPAFCTPPTQNDTHDVKEEEKEEDIELEKVENSLNEKTDCPLAALESTNSELCKINNDKKSSQNVIPSKVNMSTPPKQPSFEYSSSPSSTTSSLNRENSLDYKDSTGVDLHEFMVKTLRENPRDRLMLLKLERDFTDFINDIQKGSYKYPPMTSYQRMLIHRVAAYFGLDHNVDSSGKSVIISKTPSSRCPETPFQSYCSREYTDEEISAVPKSILPRSASSDENATPPRYASPLSSIDQRFLMEEKRSRSIEEREEDYHQAKERIFSKDPLETLSNADSNSPVDGSEKVNRLLEHKMDSMLSEKEAAIAAVAAATGCKTTSSTKRFNDRKALGHLQFSHSPRQLVESYSPTTAATIAINPQTGSQPIVGADSSPVYYHPNYPQPHAAHVAYVPNTGHPYMQQQQQQHGQYVPVYYVSGSTTSNTGQPGSQYYMQQTPSGQVLYIPTQSTVEQQPSSASTVVLSPQQQISYHDYINQLSAMNINERHSSISTDENSLEKQQATSPTSPVDGVIPCASEFSTHARQVVYVQNEQPVQGTVYQQQANYPLQYYQNIHGGYPTYSINQYGQQEAGQYNPATVHSPVLSQRTPSPTVLQQQQQHYVSSQSVQNTRAVAQAHQIQSSHGVCRPRFISGIMPNPRPGTPMYIPVATPQGSMLVTGQYPGNVSVNASGYPMQSMYRTDKFSSESAEYKLDPREGRNVLNIGQNKALLQMQPTYQPSHAYLSHPQRFVSPSYGGQLIRPVVQQGRRYRPHRHATNNQQIRISRPNSNSSEADQKTVSHILEIYDFPDTVTSDADAIFDEIKSFGARILKINSSSSQSLSSSHSNLPNQRPTILAIFKSAGEAQKALESVTSPYYKLRVSQKSPTHFAGGDGSPIKN, from the exons ATGAGACTAAAATCACGAGTTACCTTTCCAACAAGTGTGCCACAACTTGATAATCAAACTAAG ATAGATCttgcaaaacaaaataacatgGCTACTCTAGCTCAAGCACCAACACACGCATTTCAAACGATAGGAAATAATGTAATGGAAGAGAATTCAGCTGTACTGAATAATATATCTCATCACGTAACTGTTTCTAAAATCAAATCTCAGCAAGTAAACTTCACAAGTCAGATCTCAAAACAAAATTCTTTACCAACAAATGTGGTTTCGCCTGTACAAAATGGGATGGCTTCTTCAAAACCTTATACAACATCTCAG AATCATCCACCAAAAATTAAAGTGGTAAACCAGAGTCCAGCTTTTTGCACACCACCAACGCAGAATGATACCCATGAC GTtaaggaagaagaaaaagaagaagatatTGAATTAGAAAAAGTAGAAAATagtttaaatgaaaaaacggaCTGTCCATTAGCAGCATTGGAAAGTACTAACTCTGAATTATGTAAAATAAACAATGACAAGAAATCTAGTCAAAATGTAATACCAAGCAAAGTGAATATGTCAACACCACCAAAGCAGCCAAGTTTCGAATATAGTTCTTCGCCATCTTCTACCACTTCATCTTTAAATAGAG AAAATTCTCTTGATTATAAAGACTCAACAGGTGTAGATTTGCATGAGTTTATGGTCAAAACATTGAGAGAAAATCCAAG ggATCGCCTCATGTTGTTGAAACTAGAGCGTGATTTTACAGACTTCATTAACGACATTCAAAAAGGAAGCTACAAATATCCACCAATGACATCATATCAACGCATGTTAATTCATCGTGTTGCAGCTTATTTTGGTTTAGATCATAATGTAGACTCATCTGGAAAATCTGTTATCATTAGCAAAACTCCTTCATCAAGATG TCCTGAAACGCCATTCCAATCATACTGCAGTCGAGAATATACAGATGAAGAGATATCTGCTGTACCTAAATCAATTTTGCCTCGATCTGCTTCTTCTGATGAGAATGCTACACCTCCTCGG tatGCTAGTCCTTTATCATCTATTGATCAACGCTTTTTAATGGAAGAAAAACGATCAAGGTCTATAGAGGAAAGGGAGGAAGATTATCATCAAGCAAAAGAAAGAATCTTCAGCAAGGAT CCCTTAGAAACCTTATCAAATGCTGATTCAAATAGTCCTGTAGACGGGTCAGAAAAAGTCAACAG GTTGCTTGAGCACAAAATGGACAGTATGCTGTCTGAAAAGGAGGCTGCTATTGCAGCTGTTGCTGCTGCTACTG GTTGTAAAACAACTTCTAGTACGAAGAGATTCAACGATAGGAAAGCTTTAGGTCATCTACAGTTTAGTCATTCTCCCAGACAGCTTG TTGAAAGCTATTCCCCAACAACTGCTGCAACAATTGCAATTAATCCTCAAACAGGTA GTCAACCTATTGTGGGTGCAGATAGTAGTCCTGTGTATTATCATCCCAACTATCCACAACCGCATGCAGCACACGTTGCATATGTACCAAACACTGGCCATCCATATATGCAGCAGCAACAGCAGCAGCATGGGCAGTATGTACCCGTGTACTATGTAAGTGGAAGTACTACATCAAACACAGGCCAGCCTGGCTCACAGTATTATATGCAACAAACTCCTTCAGGACAAGTCTTATACATCCCAACACAG agtACGGTAGAACAGCAGCCATCTTCTGCTTCCACTGTTGTCTTGTCGCCACAGCAGCAAATATCTTATCACGATTATATTAATCAATTGAGTGCAATGAATATTAATGAACGTCATTCCAGTATCTCTACCGATGAGAATTCTCTAGAAAAACAACAGGCAACTTCACCAACTAGTCCAGTAGATGGTGTAATACCTTGCGCTTCAGAATTTTCGACTCATGCCAGACAAGTTGTGTATGTACAAAACGAACAGCCAGTACAAGGAACTGTGTATCAGCAACAGGCGAATTATCCATTGCAATATTATCAGAATATACATGGCGGGTATCCAACGTATTCTATTAACCAATATGGTCAACAAGAAGCTGGACAATATAATCCTGCCACTGTCCATTCACCTGTTCTTTCACAACGTACCCCGTCACCTACCGTTCtccaacaacagcaacaacactATGTGTCTTCACAATCCGTCCAAAACACTAGAGCTGTTGCACAAGCACATCAAATTCAATCCTCCCATGGTGTTTGCAGACCAAGATTTATTTCTGGTATTATGCCTAACCCTAGACCTGGAACGCCTATGTATATACCAGTAGCTACTCCTCAAGGTTCTATGTTAGTAACAGGACAGTATCCAGGTAATGTGTCTGTGAATGCTAGTGGTTATCCTATGCAATCCATGTACAGAACTGATAAATTTTCATCGGAAAGTGCAGAGTACAAACTTGATCCTAGGGAAGGTCGCAACGTATTAAATATCGGCCAGAACAAAGCACTGTTACAAATGCAACCAACGTATCAACCCAGTCATGCGTATTTAAGTCATCCTCAAAG GTTTGTCTCGCCTTCATATGGTGGTCAGTTGATACGACCCGTAGTACAGCAAGGACGCAGGTATAGACCTCACAGACATGCGACGAACAACCAACAAATAAGAATAAGTCGACCGAACTCAAATTCTAGTGAAGCCGACCAAAAAA ctgttaGTCATATATTGGAAATTTACGACTTCCCTGACACAGTAACATCAGATGCAGATGCGATATTTGACGAAATCAAGAGCTTTGGTGCTcgtattttaaaaatcaacAGTAGCAGTTCACAGTCTTTAAGCAGCTCACATAGTAATCTTCCTAATCAACGACCTACGATTTTAGCTATTTTTAAATCAGCGGGTGAAGCACAAAAGGCGTTGGAATCAGTAACAAGTCCGTATTATAAACTAAGAGTCTCGCAAAAGTCGCCCACTCATTTTGCGGGAGGAGACGGAAGTCCGATCAAAAACTAG